Proteins from a genomic interval of Acidobacteriota bacterium:
- a CDS encoding 2,3-bisphosphoglycerate-independent phosphoglycerate mutase, with product MPHPKPLVLIILDGWGYRAETKANAIALARKPVYDRMLREYPNTLIHTSGPFVGLPEGQMGNSEVGHLNIGAGRIVHMDITRIEVMIQNGDFFSHPVLLDAMKHARTGGRKLHLFGLLSDGGVHSQQTHLYALLKMAKQNGVDRVFVHAFMDGRDTLPTNGAGYIQQLQQKMREYNSGKIATVNGRYYAMDRDRRWERIAKAYNAMVFGQGEGGTYVDPVQGVKDFYGKGVTDEFIVPFVCVDNRGEPLAKIADDDACICFNYRADRVREITRALCRTSGLNSQAGGDLPGAADLNTELPAERGPKNLKYVCMTQYDQHFSLPMVITPESMANILANVMGGLNMRNLRVAETEKYAHVTYFFNGGVEQPFPGEERIVVPSQKVATYDLKPEMSAAGIADTVVKAANDGTFDVMIVNFANADMVGHSGKIEPTVKAVETVDACLGQIEKAVRARGGAMLITADHGNAEMMIDPATGGPHTAHTTNPVPFIVAAADASRYTLKPNGSLRDISPTILGMLGVDEPKEMTGADLRVLRK from the coding sequence TTGCCTCATCCGAAACCTCTCGTTCTTATCATCCTCGATGGCTGGGGATACCGCGCTGAAACCAAGGCCAATGCGATCGCGCTTGCGCGCAAGCCGGTTTACGACCGGATGCTGCGTGAGTATCCGAACACGCTCATTCACACCAGTGGTCCGTTTGTCGGTCTGCCCGAAGGACAGATGGGCAATAGCGAAGTCGGGCATCTCAATATTGGCGCTGGGCGCATCGTGCACATGGATATCACGCGCATCGAGGTGATGATCCAGAATGGCGACTTCTTCTCGCATCCGGTGCTGCTCGACGCGATGAAGCATGCGCGCACGGGCGGCCGAAAGCTGCACTTGTTCGGACTCCTATCCGACGGTGGCGTCCATTCCCAGCAGACGCACCTCTACGCGCTCCTCAAGATGGCGAAACAGAATGGAGTGGATCGCGTCTTCGTGCATGCCTTTATGGACGGACGCGATACTCTGCCGACGAATGGCGCGGGCTATATCCAGCAATTGCAGCAGAAGATGCGCGAGTACAACTCCGGCAAGATTGCCACCGTGAATGGACGCTACTACGCGATGGACCGCGACCGGCGCTGGGAGCGCATTGCGAAGGCTTATAACGCGATGGTTTTCGGTCAGGGCGAGGGCGGCACCTACGTCGATCCTGTGCAGGGCGTGAAAGACTTCTACGGGAAAGGTGTGACGGACGAATTCATCGTGCCGTTCGTGTGCGTGGACAATCGCGGCGAGCCCCTGGCGAAGATCGCCGACGATGACGCCTGCATCTGTTTCAACTACCGCGCCGACCGCGTTCGCGAAATTACCCGCGCCCTTTGCCGCACCAGTGGATTGAATTCGCAGGCGGGCGGTGATCTGCCCGGCGCGGCTGATCTCAATACTGAACTTCCTGCCGAGCGTGGGCCAAAGAATCTGAAATACGTCTGCATGACGCAGTACGACCAGCACTTCAGCCTGCCGATGGTGATAACCCCCGAGTCGATGGCCAACATCCTGGCCAACGTGATGGGCGGACTCAATATGCGCAACCTGCGCGTCGCCGAGACGGAGAAGTATGCGCATGTCACATACTTCTTCAACGGTGGCGTGGAGCAACCGTTTCCTGGGGAAGAGCGCATCGTGGTGCCATCTCAAAAAGTGGCGACCTATGACTTGAAGCCGGAAATGAGCGCGGCAGGAATTGCCGACACTGTGGTGAAAGCCGCCAATGACGGCACGTTTGACGTCATGATCGTGAATTTTGCCAATGCCGATATGGTCGGTCACTCAGGAAAGATCGAACCGACCGTAAAGGCCGTGGAGACGGTCGATGCCTGCCTCGGCCAAATTGAAAAAGCGGTCCGCGCACGAGGCGGCGCGATGCTGATCACCGCCGACCATGGCAACGCCGAGATGATGATCGATCCGGCAACCGGCGGTCCGCATACGGCGCACACGACGAATCCCGTGCCGTTTATCGTGGCAGCCGCCGATGCATCGCGGTACACCCTGAAACCGAACGGATCATTGCGCGATATTTCGCCGACAATCCTTGGGATGCTCGGCGTCGACGAGCCGAAAGAGATGACTGGAGCCGACTTGCGTGTCCTACGAAAATAA
- a CDS encoding DUF192 domain-containing protein, translating into MPAHGPSGYAFNRTRSTYLATELLVARTHWTRFRGLMATDASRFRPGQGLWITPCHGVHTFAMRFPIDVLYLDHERIVIHMEESLKPWRMAAIRVLAASVLELPTGTIRNSGTLLGDQVDILMERPLDTEAA; encoded by the coding sequence ATGCCCGCCCACGGGCCTTCGGGATACGCTTTCAACCGTACACGCAGTACTTATCTCGCGACCGAATTACTGGTCGCGCGAACCCACTGGACCCGTTTTCGCGGCCTGATGGCAACTGACGCCTCACGTTTCCGCCCCGGCCAGGGCTTGTGGATTACGCCGTGCCATGGCGTCCACACATTTGCCATGCGCTTCCCCATTGATGTGCTCTATCTGGACCACGAAAGGATCGTCATCCACATGGAAGAGTCGCTCAAGCCATGGCGGATGGCGGCAATTCGCGTCCTGGCGGCGTCAGTGCTGGAACTTCCGACTGGCACAATTCGCAATTCTGGCACCCTTTTGGGCGACCAAGTCGATATCCTGATGGAGCGTCCGCTCGATACCGAAGCTGCATGA
- a CDS encoding D-2-hydroxyacid dehydrogenase: MKLLIFVHHPFNLWNAPGWFAERLRTDFPSLDIVHLSDYKRVDAEIVDAEITVTWSVRPEQIKSAKKLRWIHSPAAAVHQLIFPELVESDIVLTNAREVHGPVVAEHVIAQIFALAKKIPDAVRLQAKGEWGQQRMWEELPRVREVAGATVGLVGLGSIGRAVAKSAKALGMRVIAVREHPEKGSEGADAVFGPDQIDEIFRQGDYVVLAAPVTGQTKSLANAERLALMKTDACLINVARGQLIDESALASALSEKRIGGAALDVFPKEPLTADSPLWDIPTLLITPHTAALTDKLWERHYALFAENLRRYVGGKELRGVVDKKRGY, encoded by the coding sequence ATGAAGCTGCTGATCTTCGTCCATCATCCATTTAACCTGTGGAATGCTCCTGGCTGGTTCGCGGAGAGACTGCGAACTGACTTTCCTTCGCTTGATATTGTCCACCTTTCCGACTACAAGCGCGTGGATGCCGAGATCGTGGACGCCGAGATTACCGTCACATGGTCTGTCCGGCCGGAGCAGATCAAGTCCGCGAAGAAGCTGCGCTGGATTCACTCTCCCGCTGCAGCGGTTCATCAACTTATCTTCCCGGAGTTGGTGGAGAGTGACATCGTCCTCACCAATGCACGGGAGGTGCACGGGCCAGTCGTTGCGGAGCATGTGATCGCGCAAATCTTTGCGTTGGCGAAGAAAATTCCCGACGCAGTGCGACTGCAGGCAAAGGGTGAGTGGGGTCAGCAACGCATGTGGGAGGAACTTCCACGCGTACGCGAAGTTGCGGGCGCGACCGTTGGATTGGTGGGCTTGGGTAGTATCGGCCGCGCGGTTGCCAAAAGTGCGAAGGCGTTGGGAATGCGCGTGATTGCCGTGCGGGAACATCCCGAGAAGGGAAGCGAGGGCGCGGATGCGGTCTTCGGACCGGACCAAATTGATGAGATTTTCCGTCAGGGAGACTACGTCGTGCTGGCGGCCCCGGTGACTGGTCAAACGAAGAGCCTGGCAAACGCAGAACGCCTCGCGTTGATGAAGACTGACGCGTGCCTGATCAATGTTGCTCGCGGTCAGTTGATTGACGAATCTGCACTCGCCTCGGCGTTGAGTGAGAAGAGAATCGGGGGCGCGGCCTTGGATGTTTTTCCAAAAGAGCCATTGACGGCCGACTCGCCTCTTTGGGATATCCCAACCCTCCTGATCACACCGCACACGGCAGCGCTAACCGACAAGCTGTGGGAGAGGCACTATGCGTTGTTCGCGGAAAACCTGAGGCGCTATGTCGGTGGCAAGGAATTGCGTGGGGTAGTAGATAAGAAGCGCGGTTACTAA
- a CDS encoding DUF2059 domain-containing protein, with the protein MRRSLVIACLLALSTCSLWSQQSATAANQPPSSEQVMKFFDIMHLREQMQTMLQTEQKQVNIMVGDMFSKRMPDATPEQRKQFESLMSDMANDLFKNYPIDDLLRDMVPVYQNHLSEADLAAIVDFYSSPVGKKVLKEMPAMTAEAMRISYARMQPKIEDALKKMESRVDAMANDEKKSGTDSKPADPKK; encoded by the coding sequence ATGAGGCGTTCTCTCGTGATCGCGTGTTTACTCGCGCTATCGACGTGTTCGTTGTGGAGCCAGCAATCTGCAACTGCTGCCAATCAACCACCCTCAAGCGAGCAGGTCATGAAGTTCTTTGACATCATGCACCTTCGAGAGCAAATGCAGACCATGCTGCAAACCGAGCAAAAGCAAGTCAACATCATGGTCGGGGACATGTTCAGCAAGCGGATGCCGGACGCCACTCCCGAACAGCGGAAGCAATTCGAGAGCCTGATGAGTGATATGGCGAATGATCTTTTTAAGAACTATCCAATCGACGACTTGCTCCGTGACATGGTCCCCGTGTACCAGAATCATCTGAGTGAGGCGGATTTGGCGGCCATCGTCGATTTCTATTCGTCCCCGGTCGGCAAAAAGGTATTGAAGGAGATGCCTGCGATGACGGCGGAGGCGATGCGAATTTCCTATGCCCGCATGCAGCCGAAGATTGAGGATGCGCTGAAAAAGATGGAGTCGCGTGTGGATGCGATGGCGAACGACGAGAAAAAGAGCGGCACAGACTCGAAGCCTGCGGACCCCAAGAAATAG
- a CDS encoding type II secretion system F family protein: protein MIWALSILIFFTIVVVVFAFGAATMAPSSVLGSRLREIGWQRPKKEEKPAIRERIQQALDPISRALPVTPTDVSQTQAWLIQAGYRDARHVRFYFGARILFAILGLAGVLVFSGVDSLLLLVGIPAFGFFLPRFYLKRALRERQRRIRLGLPDALDLTVICVEAGLALDQAMLRVGDDLQHAHPELSSEFHLFNLETRAGKPRAEALRNLAARTGVDDVRGLVGTLIQTDRFGTSVAQALRVHSDSLRTERRQRAEEQAAKTTVKMIIPLVLFVLPSLIFVTVGPAVIQLIHLLGPISGGK from the coding sequence ATGATTTGGGCCCTCTCCATTCTGATTTTTTTCACCATCGTAGTGGTGGTGTTCGCTTTCGGCGCTGCGACCATGGCGCCGTCGTCGGTGCTGGGTTCACGTCTTCGTGAAATCGGATGGCAGCGGCCAAAAAAAGAAGAGAAGCCTGCCATACGGGAACGGATTCAGCAGGCGCTTGATCCGATCAGTCGCGCGCTTCCGGTTACTCCTACCGACGTTTCCCAAACGCAAGCCTGGTTGATTCAAGCCGGATATCGCGATGCCCGTCATGTCCGTTTTTACTTCGGGGCAAGAATTCTGTTTGCGATTCTTGGTCTGGCGGGCGTGCTTGTATTCTCTGGGGTTGATTCGTTGCTCTTGCTGGTTGGAATTCCAGCGTTCGGCTTTTTCCTGCCGCGTTTCTACTTGAAACGGGCCCTGAGAGAACGGCAGCGCCGAATTCGACTGGGACTACCCGATGCGCTCGACTTGACCGTGATCTGCGTGGAGGCTGGACTCGCCCTCGACCAGGCCATGTTGCGCGTTGGCGATGACCTGCAGCACGCGCACCCCGAACTCAGCTCCGAATTTCATCTCTTCAACCTAGAGACCCGTGCTGGTAAGCCACGTGCCGAAGCGCTCAGAAACCTCGCCGCTCGCACGGGAGTGGACGATGTCCGCGGTTTGGTGGGTACCTTGATTCAGACGGATCGATTCGGAACCAGCGTCGCCCAGGCGCTGCGGGTCCATTCCGATTCGCTGCGGACCGAGCGCCGTCAGCGAGCCGAAGAACAGGCTGCCAAGACCACTGTTAAAATGATCATTCCCCTGGTCCTGTTTGTGCTGCCCTCCCTGATTTTCGTCACCGTGGGGCCGGCTGTTATTCAGTTGATACACTTACTCGGTCCCATTTCCGGCGGGAAGTAG